The Naumovozyma castellii chromosome 2, complete genome sequence AAAATACATCCAATTGACCATGTGTCCACACCAGTACTATATTGCTTACCACCTAATAAAACCTCAGGAGCTCTATACCATAACGTCACAATTTCATGAGTGTATGCTCTTAGAGGAACACCAAATGCACGAGCAAGACCAAAATCAcctaatttcaaattaccTTCCTTATTAATCAAAAGATTTTGTGGCTTTAAATCACGATGTAGGATTCGGTGAGCATGACAATAGGCAATACCCTTACATAATTGTCTCatgaatttcttaatgataTCAGAACCTAAAGATTGGTCCTTTGGTATACTCTCCAtatatcttttcaaatctaaatccaaaaattcaaaaaccAAATATAACTTGTGTGCATCAGAATGAACAATGTCATACAGTCTAACAATATTGTCGtcttttaattcttttaaaaGTGAAATTTCCCTTATGGCCGTACTTGGAACACCTTCATCTTCGCTCTCTAACctaatcttcttcaaggCAACCACTCTTTGTCCTTGACGCATATCCAACGCTTTATAAACAACACCGTAAGTACCTTCACCAACTTTTTCTAATCTCTTGTAATTTGCTAACTCTCCACTCATTCTTTCTATATCTTATCTAGGCTTGGCTTCGGATCCTAAAGTAAACTCACTTCTCGATAAGATAAATAATAGACACTTAGATCAAGATTAAATGAACATATCTATCAGACACCTCGCACAACTTTAAAGATTTATGAAGttctaaaaaaaaaattatggACGCGTAACAATTTTAGAActgaaaaataaacaacGATACTAAGGGTTCCTCCCTAGCCCTGGCAAATTATACGGCGTAATGTTACCTAGCTATAAAAATATGTATGTCTTTACGCACTTACTGTTTCTTAGCAAGTCTTGCTGCCTTCTTCAAAGCCCTCACTCTAATGGACTTATGGAAGGAATAGTTGATAGTGTTAACGATCTTAGAAAAGACACCgaatgtttcttcaataataaattcataaaTGGCATGCGACCAAAATGGTGTCATGGTTCCATATCTTTCTTGAGCACCACAACGTCTGCCAACGTTGCTTAATGTAGCTTTGACAAATTTGGAAGGGTTTGGAATCATCATTGAGGTTCTTCTGATCTTTGACATGGAACTGGTGACTAGATAGGAAAGGACCAACTCTACATCGATATTATCCTTCTGTAATTCACCAGCTAACGAAGTAGACCATTGCTGTAAGAATGCCTTAGAACCACTGTAGGTAGCCAATAATGGAGTTGGAATCAACCCTCCGAATGAACCCATAGTTAATATTAACCCACGACTCTTCTTTGTTTCCTTTACTGTCTTGGAGATGATGGGTGCGATAATTTGAGTGATTAATAAAGTAGCTGTGTTATTGATGGTGATAATGTTTCTTAATTCCTCTTCCTCAGTTTCCAAAAATGGAACAGGAATAGAATGAGATTGACCAACGTTATTAATCAATACGGTGATTGGAAGATCTTTACATAGCCccttaataaattcataGTTGTCTTGGCTATCTGAGGAAATATCAATGGCTAAGATTTCCACCTTGATGCCATacttcttttcaaattcttccttcAATGCTTCAAGTTTAGATAATGttcttgaaattaaaaCAAGATTGAATCCACGAGCAGCCATCTGATTAGCAAATTCTTTACCAATACCATCACTAGCACCTGTAACAACACAATATTTGCCTTTTCCAGCACCGTACTTGGAATAGTCAACTGCTGGTAATAAGAACAGATCCGTAATTAAAGCACATGTTCTTAAAATCAAAGTAGTGAATTTGATTATACCAAAGGCAAAAATGATCCATAATAAACCATTGACGCATTGCCATTGTTCACTAAGATTGAATAATTGTTCAATGAATGACATGATTAGAGAGTTAGCCTTTCCTACTGTTGACTTTAATTGACTTTAATAGTGCTTTTGATTGTCCACCTACCGTTACATCAGATGATCATCTTAGCATTTCAGGTTAGCAGTAAAGGGTCTAAACTTACGTAATACAATCGCTTAAGACGAAATACATTCCAATGAACTAACTGCACTACTCATTGTTACCATTTGTTAGCAACCAAGATGTTGATGTTGCTATAAAGGTTAACGTGTAAAAGGATATTTAAACATTAGATTACATGCATGGTTTATATAGCGCAACTAACATTGAACATTATCTTTTTTTAtgcaaaatttatttatttttcattatcaatcTCGTTAACCCATTGTGTCATATCATTGAGAGCCAACAAGgaattgtttcttcttattcttttttcttctccaaccattaatttattaatacGTTCGCCACCATCTATTAGCACAGGAacatttttggattttttCCACAATTTAAATCTTACCAGCCATTTAACATCTGTTAATAAATCTAAATTCTTAATTTCCAAGACTGCTAAATTTGGGAAATAATTGAACCCTATTAATATGGGAATGGAATAATCTGTCAACTTATTGCAGTTGTTTATtgataatcttttcaaattattaccATTTAATTTAGCAAATTCCCAAATACCTGCATCGCTAATGTCACATCCGGCCAACCCAATCGTTTCTACTTCAGTGTATTTTCCCAACGCTACTAAAGATAAATTTGTAATACCACTTTTATTCTTATGTCTTCCTAAATTACATAACTTTAAATGAGGACAATGCATGGCAATGGATATTATCCCCAAATCAGAAACATTTACACAGGCTCTCAAATCTAATGTTATTAGGTTCGGTATGTGTGATGCCAATCTTATTAAGGTAGTGTCATCTAATTTTTTGTTCCCCGtgattattaatttttgaagattggTAAAATGTGGGAACCAATGCATTGGTGGTGCCACATTGGGACAAATGTAAAATTGAAGTTTTATTAGATTTGAAGTAATTATCTTGgatgatatttcatttatgTGATGTTGTCTTAATTCGTTTAATCTGTAAAAAGACAATGTCTTAGGAGAAATGGTGCCCTCATTATTTTTGGAGTATGGAATAAATTTCCTTACGTTCTCAAATTTTCTAAACTTTATGTCatctttaatatattttaagCAAAGAAAGCACCATAACTTATTTACTTGTAAGCATTGATATAAAACATCTCGCCTTTCATATTCTGAAACAGTAGTTGTCGGTTCTGATGCTACTATGAATTGTAATATAGTATTGACAATTTCAGgtatttgaaatattggaTGTGGCTTTTGGGAAGAATGGAGTAAGTTCAAATCGgcaaattcttcaattatGGTTTGATCATTTTCCGAAGATGGGGAAGAAGGGATGGTTGGATATTTTTGGtcataatgatgataatcAGCGACTTGGAAATTTCCTGGTTTCAAAGGAGTGGAGATAGGAGTTGGAAGTTGAGTACTCCCCCAACTTGATATCCTACTGCtactattatttttatcttgTAAGGTCTCATCATCCGTTTTTAAGAGAAGATTCAGCTGTGGCTTATTACATTTGGTAGTGCTTTTCTTGTTTCCATATTGGAAAGAGGTGTCTTTTGGTTTTAACTCCTCTGAACCTTGAGATAGTCGTTTTAAAGGTCGTTCATCTGAGATATCTAATGTTGATTCTTCAGCGGATCTTTTTTTGGAGCCATTTTTAATGAATGATAAAAACTTCATTTAATTGTAATGAAttaacaaatatattaaggaatgaatgaattgatAGTTGACTGAGACAGAAAAAGTTAATGATGTCAAAATCAGGTaattttaatgataataagGAAGGACTGGAGTTGGATACAATTTAAGATAGAATAGGCTTTGGAATTGTATTTCTTAGAACATAAATAAGTAAAAGTTGAAATGGAACAATTGTTTAAAACGAATGTAAAGATTAATTATTAGtttggaaagaattgaaggGTGAAATAAATGGAATGGGTTTCGATGTTTGGTTCTTCAACTTGTTGAAGTGTTCGTTTGAGTTTTTTGCTCAATTAGTAGTAAAACGTACAGGTGAAGGTTTCCCTTAAGACAAAtgaatgatatttttacaacatatatatatagaatATATCGCTGATATCACAGTAGATAAAGAGCGGGTACTGGCCAAGGTCCCTTTTACTGGTTCTGATGGCATAACTGGAGAAGGGTTTCAAGAAAGCATAAATGAAAACACCAGAGTGATGAACAGCACAGTAAACAAACACCAACACATCAGAGTAAACACAAGCCAGTAAGAATGTCAGGTTCATTGTGATAGTCTCAACGCCATTGTATTTTCGGCGGGCCCAAATGTGACAGTCCGAGGCGATCCTTGCTGGGCTCGCTGTTTGACCAGCATTTGCACGCTCAGTCTGACAGTGCAGTGTCGGCCCGCACAGCAATCCTGttaatttcttctgaaCGGACGCAAGCAAGGCAATATAAGCCAAGCCAAGAGAGACCCACACATATATATAGCACATCCAGAAGTTAATGTTTGGGTCTTCTCTCCACAACGggttccttttcttcaagaaagGGACACCTTTGGCCCTTTGACCCTCAGGTATTCTAGAACGCCCCTCTGCGCTTTGTCCCAAGATGGAAATTTTGAGCGACACAATGTCATTAAATGGACgtcaaaaagaaaagggGACACAGGGAAAAGCAATAAAACCGCAGTTTCTTGACGCAACCAGAATCAATCTTACGTTGACATTCCCTGTACTgacaaatatataaaagaCACTATTCTCTTACCTATAATAAAACTGTGAGCTACATATCCTCTAGCTGGAAACACACCATTTTATCTagttatttttttccttctcgCTAAATAACAAGAGGTGCAGCGTATAATAATGGCACCATCaactttaaagaaaaactCAACTGGAAGACACCATAGACAAAAATTGCAGTCAAAGTTTAGTTCAAATAATGACAAGTTAGGGTACAAAAGATCAAGTTTTGTTACTATGTTCGATTCACCAGTGAGCAGTAGACATTCGCGAAAAAGCTTATCTTCACTGGACTCCTCCTCCTCTGGACAATCCTTAGAATCATTAGAGAGAGACATATACTTAGAGGAATCCCAAAGTGAACAAATTTTCAACCATCTGAAGAATTtctcttttccttcaagAAACCATGTTCAAGTGAAACCTATGGATTCGACATTATCCTCTGCTACTTCCTGTGATATTGATGACCCCCCAGTCAAAATTGCCTATTTAGAAATGTGCAGACGTAACAGTGCAGTTTGTCCAAAGCAACAATTGCCTTTCAATAcattaaatgataataatccTAATCCCTTGAACGAACCTTTGGAATTCAACAATACAATTAAAAGAAAGGTGCGCCATAGAAAAAGTCAGGCTATCTCTTTTTCAGAGCCAATGAAACTACAAATTTTACAATCTAATAGAGATTTTATAATAGAAGAGAACGACAGTTTAAAGGTTAAAGATTGGCCTTCTTATGATTCTTTACACACCATGAATGATTCTTTCGATCCTATTAATGGGCCAAGTTATATTGATGATCCAAAGTATTATACACACAAAATTTCTCCTGATTCCACTATTCGCAACACAAAAGAAcaaattcatttgaataaaaGTGGAACTTTTAGCAATTTGAGAGAGTTTGCTACtagaaataatattgatataGAGGGGAAGATTTTTGCGGACAGACCTGAAACGGGAGATAAGTCTCATCCATTAATCGATCTAGATGCTAATTGACTTTTGCcaatgaagataaagaCAATTAAAGGTATGGTTTTTAAACTgttgttaatgaaataaaaatattaccTATAATCTACTGTTtaatatagatatatatatatatattctttaatgatTGCGGCGTTATCatgttcttgaaaaatttcgCGTCTGGGTAAGAAAATCAACACAAAGCATAATTTTAAACCTCATTAACTAGGATTAGATGTCAACACAGAAGATAGATCCCTCTAAAAGAGCAAACCTCCTCACTTCCCCGAATAACAAGTTCACATTTAAGCTAGATGAAATAATGGACTGGGTTATTCGAGCagcaaagaagaagactGAACAACCGGCAGGTGGGTCTCGATCTATTGTCGAGTCATTAAACGTGTTCAATAACGTTGATTCAGATTATCGCTCCCAACTCAATTCCATTTTAAATGAGTCCAATTCATGGTTGAATGATCAGACATTTTTATTCGATGAAAAACTAAATAAATTGGAGTTGGGACGTTCTGAGATCCCGACTTTAAGAAAGAAAACGGTACAACCGTCCATGGAACTGGCCTCACCTATAACAGAACATCAtcatattaatatattacCTCAACCTCCACTAACAATTCCAGATTCCCAtcttgatgaaaataatggaaCTACTCCCTCGAGGGACCCACACGATTTCCCCGGTCTTACTCCTAAATCACTTCCACCTGGAGTGGAATTTGCAgcagaggaagaaaatgagAAATCGAACAACAAAACCAACCAAATTGTGGAAGAAAAGACTACTTCACAAGATAAACCTTCACCATGGTCGCCATTTAAAGTAGAACAAACGTTGAAATCAGTAATGCTCACAACCAATACATCACCCATTAGCAACAAAGCAGTTTCCGCGGCTAAATCCTCAATGGTAAgtaaaacaacaaattcGGAAGTTGATGGCAATAGAGAACGTATTAGGAATGcaagaattcaaagaagGTCAAATATGTTTGTACCTCTCCCAAATAAAGATCCATTAGTAGTTCAACAAGAAAGTGCTGTTAAGATTACTGACGAGAACAATACAACATCTTCCTTTAATCATCTGCGACATCGAACTGTTAAAACTATGGCTATCAAGAAACCTATCgcatcttcaaataatatttcacTTAATTCGACTGCTGGTTCAACCGGTGGTTCAAGAACAGGTACCAGTATCTTCGAACGATTGTCGTCACTTCCGACTAAATCTTTTGAGAATAAGATCACCTCAAAAGTTCCTAGtagaaaattttcttcctcttcaattGATATAACTGGCTCACCTTTGAAACGAGCATCCCCAGTGGCAAAGAAGGGAAACACTAACCTTGATAACAACATGCATGAAACTCttaagaatattttttctaccacaaataataaaagtCCAACAAAACTTGAGCGTATATCATCACCAGTTAATAAGGAAATCCGAAAATCGTTGATTTCCGGAGttgaaaagattcaaaGTAACAATAACTATAAACTAGGCGCAATAGGGGAAGAAAATGCAAGGACAAATCGGTCATCATATTCaataaaacaaataacTAATACCTCCAATAGAATAGCAAAGACTCCATCAAGAATACACAATGGAAGTCAAGTTGTAAAGCAAGGAACAGCTCGAAAGTCGCCCATGCTTACTGCAAATAAGCCTTTGCAAGTATTAACACAATCACCAATCTTGAAGCGAAACGCCAAAATCCATCCAAAGCAGAGTGTAGGAACTGGTACAAAGGAACAAGTGAAAGTAAAACATGATAGAttaacaaaatttcaattacTACCAACAGTTGAATCCGAAAAAAATGAGATAAAGAGAAAGTTAAGTCAAAGATTATCTGGCGTAATGAGAACTCAACAGGAGCAACAAcggagaagaaaagaaaatcaaagaCATAAATCTCATTTAGAGGAAGAACTCCGAAGACGTACCAGAAAACTGACTGAATTTAGAGATTCAAATCAGAATGATTCATATCATCACTCGGGCATAATACAGACCAATgctaataatgataaagtAAAAGCTAATGGAGAAAATCCTGTAAACACGCACAACATTTTACATGATATCGATACCGTTGATCATAGAAACATTATTGGAGGACCAACGTCCTACCCAAATAGTTTAACGAAGACAGATGATACGACAACAGGCAATCAATCCCTACCAGAAATATATTCTGATTCGGAGGATGATGACACTGTGACATTAGCTAATTGGGCAAGAGCCCCTCAATTACAAGAACAGCTATTATCACAACAAAGTTGGGATCCCAAACTTATCTTTGGGCCAATACCACCATTGCATACAGACGAAGTCTTTATGACCTCAAGgctaaataaattaaaacCTGGCAAGCTACTAGCACCAAAAAAGCTATAAAATACCCAGATATCAGTTACACACGAAATACTGCTGAAATCATCAAATCATTTTGTAACTGTAGTCAATATATTCTATACAAAAAAATCTATAATACTTATAAAATACAATACCTTTATTCCTCAGATGATTacttatttaataatgcAAAGACAATGGCCTATGACCTATTCTCTAAAGCTTTTTGCTTATCCCATTTTGCTAACCAGCTCTCACTTTCTATCTTTGGaacaaaatatatctttaaagaattatcGAAAAGTGGAATATTGGGTGAgtccttcttcaaaatatcgTGGAAGGTCATCTTTTTTCCTGCCTTAATCAAACCACCAGTTTCCGTTTCCATATATGCAATTAATTTCTTCGATGTGAAATTTTTATGACCTGGCAGTTCAAACCATTCTTGGGGTCTTTCCAAGATCAATTCCAAAAGTTCCTGTACAGTGGTCAGTTCACTAATTTCGgcaacaaaatcaaattcatcagtTGTTGGGTACATGATTAATGCAGGGTATATTAATTGTGATTCGAAATCAATTGGATCCTCTAACCTAATCTTGGCATCTTTCAATAGATCAGGTGGATGGCTAGAATTAATATTAGTTATATGTCTCAACCCCATTGCATTATCTagaatgattttgaaatttttacGCTCTTGCTTTTCTCTTAATACCTTGGcctctttttctttaatttccttatctttcttttcaatcACTTCTAATAAAGTTATCAGTGACTTATTTTCCTTATCGACTTTTTGTCCAAACCCAACAGATTCCTTAGCTTCTTCTATATTATTTAGTAAATAGAATGCCTTACCCATTCGATAGTAACATTTAATGTTTTTTGGATTCAAAGTTAATGCATGCTTACAATCATTAATACATGAtctataattttttaattctagTTGGCAAGCAGCTCTATTGGCAAACAGAGCCTCATTTATCTTATCATTCTCACATTTTATTTCGATACCCTTATTGTAAATGTCTCGAGCCTCTCTGAATCTTTTAACTGTAAACAAATCATTCCCTtgattcttgaaattttcagcAACTTCATGAGGTTCTCCCTCGTATGCCAAAGCTTTCAATG is a genomic window containing:
- the IFA38 gene encoding ketoreductase (ancestral locus Anc_8.512); translation: MSFIEQLFNLSEQWQCVNGLLWIIFAFGIIKFTTLILRTCALITDLFLLPAVDYSKYGAGKGKYCVVTGASDGIGKEFANQMAARGFNLVLISRTLSKLEALKEEFEKKYGIKVEILAIDISSDSQDNYEFIKGLCKDLPITVLINNVGQSHSIPVPFLETEEEELRNIITINNTATLLITQIIAPIISKTVKETKKSRGLILTMGSFGGLIPTPLLATYSGSKAFLQQWSTSLAGELQKDNIDVELVLSYLVTSSMSKIRRTSMMIPNPSKFVKATLSNVGRRCGAQERYGTMTPFWSHAIYEFIIEETFGVFSKIVNTINYSFHKSIRVRALKKAARLAKKQ
- the CDC28 gene encoding cyclin-dependent serine/threonine-protein kinase CDC28 (ancestral locus Anc_8.513); this encodes MSGELANYKRLEKVGEGTYGVVYKALDMRQGQRVVALKKIRLESEDEGVPSTAIREISLLKELKDDNIVRLYDIVHSDAHKLYLVFEFLDLDLKRYMESIPKDQSLGSDIIKKFMRQLCKGIAYCHAHRILHRDLKPQNLLINKEGNLKLGDFGLARAFGVPLRAYTHEIVTLWYRAPEVLLGGKQYSTGVDTWSIGCIFAEMCNRSPIFSGDSEIDQIFKIFRILGTPNESVWPDIVYLPDFKPNFPQWRRKDLKQVVPSLDPQGIDLLDKLLAYDPINRISARRAVVHPYFQQD
- the CNS1 gene encoding HSP70/90 family co-chaperone CNS1 (ancestral locus Anc_8.506) → MSSKPEYKKPQKYKPGPNDPALPPQLSEFKDKTPDEVLEELNRMPFFMTKLDESNGEGGDNLELEALKALAYEGEPHEVAENFKNQGNDLFTVKRFREARDIYNKGIEIKCENDKINEALFANRAACQLELKNYRSCINDCKHALTLNPKNIKCYYRMGKAFYLLNNIEEAKESVGFGQKVDKENKSLITLLEVIEKKDKEIKEKEAKVLREKQERKNFKIILDNAMGLRHITNINSSHPPDLLKDAKIRLEDPIDFESQLIYPALIMYPTTDEFDFVAEISELTTVQELLELILERPQEWFELPGHKNFTSKKLIAYMETETGGLIKAGKKMTFHDILKKDSPNIPLFDNSLKIYFVPKIESESWLAKWDKQKALENRS
- the SLI15 gene encoding Sli15p (ancestral locus Anc_8.507), whose amino-acid sequence is MSTQKIDPSKRANLLTSPNNKFTFKLDEIMDWVIRAAKKKTEQPAGGSRSIVESLNVFNNVDSDYRSQLNSILNESNSWLNDQTFLFDEKLNKLELGRSEIPTLRKKTVQPSMELASPITEHHHINILPQPPLTIPDSHLDENNGTTPSRDPHDFPGLTPKSLPPGVEFAAEEENEKSNNKTNQIVEEKTTSQDKPSPWSPFKVEQTLKSVMLTTNTSPISNKAVSAAKSSMVSKTTNSEVDGNRERIRNARIQRRSNMFVPLPNKDPLVVQQESAVKITDENNTTSSFNHLRHRTVKTMAIKKPIASSNNISLNSTAGSTGGSRTGTSIFERLSSLPTKSFENKITSKVPSRKFSSSSIDITGSPLKRASPVAKKGNTNLDNNMHETLKNIFSTTNNKSPTKLERISSPVNKEIRKSLISGVEKIQSNNNYKLGAIGEENARTNRSSYSIKQITNTSNRIAKTPSRIHNGSQVVKQGTARKSPMLTANKPLQVLTQSPILKRNAKIHPKQSVGTGTKEQVKVKHDRLTKFQLLPTVESEKNEIKRKLSQRLSGVMRTQQEQQRRRKENQRHKSHLEEELRRRTRKLTEFRDSNQNDSYHHSGIIQTNANNDKVKANGENPVNTHNILHDIDTVDHRNIIGGPTSYPNSLTKTDDTTTGNQSLPEIYSDSEDDDTVTLANWARAPQLQEQLLSQQSWDPKLIFGPIPPLHTDEVFMTSRLNKLKPGKLLAPKKL
- the AMN1 gene encoding Amn1p (ancestral locus Anc_8.510) is translated as MKFLSFIKNGSKKRSAEESTLDISDERPLKRLSQGSEELKPKDTSFQYGNKKSTTKCNKPQLNLLLKTDDETLQDKNNSSSRISSWGSTQLPTPISTPLKPGNFQVADYHHYDQKYPTIPSSPSSENDQTIIEEFADLNLLHSSQKPHPIFQIPEIVNTILQFIVASEPTTTVSEYERRDVLYQCLQVNKLWCFLCLKYIKDDIKFRKFENVRKFIPYSKNNEGTISPKTLSFYRLNELRQHHINEISSKIITSNLIKLQFYICPNVAPPMHWFPHFTNLQKLIITGNKKLDDTTLIRLASHIPNLITLDLRACVNVSDLGIISIAMHCPHLKLCNLGRHKNKSGITNLSLVALGKYTEVETIGLAGCDISDAGIWEFAKLNGNNLKRLSINNCNKLTDYSIPILIGFNYFPNLAVLEIKNLDLLTDVKWLVRFKLWKKSKNVPVLIDGGERINKLMVGEEKRIRRNNSLLALNDMTQWVNEIDNEK
- the ICS2 gene encoding Ics2p (ancestral locus Anc_8.508) translates to MAPSTLKKNSTGRHHRQKLQSKFSSNNDKLGYKRSSFVTMFDSPVSSRHSRKSLSSLDSSSSGQSLESLERDIYLEESQSEQIFNHLKNFSFPSRNHVQVKPMDSTLSSATSCDIDDPPVKIAYLEMCRRNSAVCPKQQLPFNTLNDNNPNPLNEPLEFNNTIKRKVRHRKSQAISFSEPMKLQILQSNRDFIIEENDSLKVKDWPSYDSLHTMNDSFDPINGPSYIDDPKYYTHKISPDSTIRNTKEQIHLNKSGTFSNLREFATRNNIDIEGKIFADRPETGDKSHPLIDLDAN